A window of the Helianthus annuus cultivar XRQ/B chromosome 4, HanXRQr2.0-SUNRISE, whole genome shotgun sequence genome harbors these coding sequences:
- the LOC110933183 gene encoding uncharacterized protein LOC110933183 encodes METGQYASWSELFKIQCRAFLVIDHLSPKPAQTTGSSSSTVDKEKTTTPPIESSWDRLDAIVLQWIYSTISNDLLHNILKPNTTAYEAWKTLKNIFQDNKSSRAIHLLQKFSNTRLDGYPYMSAYCQQLKVLADQLANVGSPVDNEHLVLQLLSGLNEQYEGIATIIQQQDPLPTFYDARSKLIMIESRKAEQALHTAQAAGTALHVHTSRPQPNTTNTTDYRSTAAPDYRTEGSDRNRGRGRSRGRGCGHGNYGRGRGNRMSGNSVNP; translated from the coding sequence ATGGAAACCGGCCAATACGCATCCTGGAGCGAGCTCTTTAAAATACAATGTCGGGCGTTTCTTGTGATTGATCACCTCTCTCCCAAACCAGCCCAAACCACTGGTTCTTCCTCCTCTACTGTCGATAAAGAAAAGACCACCACACCGCCAATCGAATCCTCATGGGATCGTCTTGACGCCATTGTCTTACAATGGATATATAGCACTATTTCAAATGATCTCTTGCACAACATCCTTAAGCCCAACACAACCGCCTACGAGGCTTGGAAGACGCTCAAAAATATTTTTCAAGATAATAAAAGTAGCCGTGCTATTCATCTTCTACAAAAGTTTTCCAATACCCGCCTAGATGGTTACCCGTACATGTCTGCTTATTGTCAACAACTAAAGGTTCTCGCCGATCAGCTAGCTAATGTTGGATCCCCGGTCGACAACGAACACCTAGTTCTCCAACTACTCTCTGGGCTCAACGAACAATATGAAGGAATTGCCACCATAATCCAACAACAAGACCCGTTACCGACCTTTTATGATGCCCGTTCAAAATTAATCATGATAGAAAGTCGCAAGGCTGAACAGGCTCTTCACACGGCTCAAGCCGCAGGCACCGCTCTCCATGTGCACACCTCTCGGCCTCAACCGAACACTACCAACACTACTGATTATCGGTCCACTGCTGCACCCGATTATCGGACCGAAGGTTCGGATCGGAACCGGGGGCGAGGACGGTCCCGTGGCAGAGGTTGTGGACATGGAAATTACGGCCGCGGTCGGGGTAATCGTATGTCGGGTAATAGCGTTAATCCCTAA